One Pseudomonas tolaasii NCPPB 2192 genomic window carries:
- a CDS encoding vWA domain-containing protein gives MSRPLFAAHGFAVTLLVTLAGCGLSSSRDVPKPTAAAPVAELSSEPVQAALSKRMAMPAPMAARLVMQESAAMPYRSEPRERYENLPENPVHRVVETPVSTFSVDVDTGSYANVRRFLNQGSLPPEGAVRLEEMVNYFPYHYALPTDGSPFGVTTEVAATPWNPHTRLLRIGIKASDRAVDELAPANLVFLVDVSGSMDRREGLPLVKSTLKLLVDQLRDKDRVSLVVYAGESRVVLEPTSGRDKAKIRQAIDQLTAGGSTAGASGIQLAYQMARAGFIDNGINRILLATDGDFNVGIRDFDSLKQMAAEQRKSGVSLTTLGFGVDNYNEHLMEQLADAGDGNYAYIDNLREARKVLVDQLSSTLAVVARDVKLQVEFNPAQVSEYRLLGYENRALKREDFNNDKVDAGEIGAGHTVTALYEIVPKGEKGWLEPLRYAPEPAAASPSGELAMLRVRYKPAAGGASQLIERPITTQLTPASDDLRFSAAVAAFAQQLKGDGRYTGNMSLQDIAALARSARGDDPFGLRNEFVQLVDVAQSLKH, from the coding sequence ATGTCCCGTCCTCTTTTTGCTGCCCACGGCTTCGCCGTTACCCTGCTGGTCACGCTGGCCGGGTGTGGGTTGTCGTCTTCCCGTGATGTGCCCAAACCCACCGCGGCCGCGCCTGTTGCCGAGCTGAGCAGCGAGCCCGTGCAGGCTGCATTGAGCAAGCGTATGGCCATGCCGGCGCCGATGGCTGCGCGCCTGGTGATGCAGGAATCGGCGGCCATGCCCTACCGCAGTGAGCCTCGGGAACGCTACGAAAACCTGCCGGAAAATCCGGTGCATCGTGTTGTTGAAACGCCCGTCTCGACCTTCAGTGTGGACGTCGACACCGGCAGCTACGCCAACGTAAGACGCTTCCTCAATCAGGGCAGTCTGCCGCCTGAAGGCGCTGTGCGACTGGAGGAAATGGTCAATTACTTCCCCTACCACTACGCGCTGCCCACCGATGGCTCGCCCTTTGGCGTGACCACTGAAGTCGCCGCCACGCCGTGGAACCCGCACACCCGATTGCTGCGCATCGGCATCAAGGCTTCCGACCGCGCCGTGGACGAGTTGGCACCGGCCAACCTGGTGTTTCTGGTGGACGTGTCCGGCTCCATGGACCGTCGTGAAGGTTTGCCGCTGGTCAAAAGCACCCTGAAATTGCTGGTGGATCAGTTGCGTGACAAGGACCGCGTGTCGCTGGTGGTCTATGCCGGTGAATCCCGCGTAGTGCTTGAACCGACCTCCGGGCGCGACAAAGCCAAAATCCGTCAGGCCATCGACCAGCTCACCGCCGGTGGTTCAACGGCGGGCGCGTCCGGCATTCAGCTGGCCTACCAGATGGCCCGCGCCGGGTTTATCGACAACGGCATCAACCGCATCCTGCTGGCCACCGACGGTGACTTCAACGTGGGCATCCGCGACTTCGACAGCCTCAAACAGATGGCCGCCGAGCAGCGCAAAAGCGGGGTTTCCCTGACCACCCTGGGTTTTGGTGTGGATAACTACAACGAACACCTGATGGAGCAACTGGCCGACGCGGGCGACGGCAACTATGCCTACATCGATAACCTGCGCGAAGCCCGCAAGGTGTTGGTCGACCAACTCAGCTCGACCCTGGCGGTGGTGGCGCGGGACGTGAAGCTGCAAGTGGAATTCAACCCCGCCCAAGTCAGCGAATATCGCCTGCTGGGCTATGAAAACCGCGCCTTGAAGCGTGAGGATTTCAACAACGACAAGGTCGATGCCGGCGAAATCGGTGCAGGGCATACGGTGACGGCCCTGTACGAAATTGTGCCCAAGGGTGAGAAAGGCTGGCTCGAGCCGTTGCGCTACGCACCTGAACCCGCGGCCGCAAGCCCATCCGGCGAACTGGCCATGCTGCGTGTGCGCTACAAGCCGGCTGCCGGCGGCGCGAGCCAATTGATCGAGCGGCCCATCACCACTCAGTTAACCCCGGCCAGCGATGACCTGCGCTTCTCGGCGGCTGTGGCGGCTTTCGCTCAACAGCTCAAAGGCGATGGCCGCTACACTGGCAACATGAGCTTGCAAGACATCGCCGCACTGGCGCGCTCGGCCCGTGGCGATGACCCGTTCGGGTTGCGCAATGAATTCGTGCAACTGGTGGACGTGGCGCAGAGTCTCAAGCACTGA
- a CDS encoding RNA polymerase sigma factor has translation MTVPDDSPSDESLLARYRAGDAAAFEVLYARHRQGLYRFLVSLSNKAELAEEVYQETWLSLIRSSTQPQGRASFRTWLFQIARNRLIDHWRKHGVHNPLHDSYDEQLHARADDSAGPEQQLSLSRDQARLEAALQDLPEDQREVFLLRLHGDLDVPQIATLTQTPLETVKSRLRYAQQKLRRLLAEEIPV, from the coding sequence ATGACCGTTCCAGATGATTCACCCAGCGACGAATCGCTGCTGGCCCGCTACCGGGCCGGGGATGCCGCCGCGTTCGAAGTTTTATACGCGCGGCACCGCCAAGGCTTGTACCGGTTTCTGGTGTCCCTGAGCAACAAGGCCGAACTGGCTGAAGAGGTGTATCAGGAAACCTGGCTCAGCCTGATCCGCAGCAGCACTCAGCCACAGGGGCGTGCGAGTTTTCGTACATGGTTGTTCCAGATTGCCCGCAACCGCCTGATCGACCACTGGCGCAAGCACGGCGTCCACAACCCCCTGCACGACAGTTACGACGAACAGTTGCATGCCAGGGCCGACGACAGCGCCGGGCCCGAGCAGCAGCTGAGCCTGAGCCGTGACCAGGCGCGCCTCGAGGCCGCGCTGCAAGACTTGCCCGAAGACCAGCGCGAAGTGTTCCTGCTGCGCCTGCACGGGGACCTCGACGTGCCGCAAATCGCGACGCTCACCCAAACGCCGCTGGAAACCGTGAAAAGCCGCCTGCGTTACGCCCAGCAGAAACTGCGCCGCCTGCTGGCCGAGGAGATACCCGTATGA